In Candidatus Kaistella beijingensis, a genomic segment contains:
- the hemL gene encoding glutamate-1-semialdehyde 2,1-aminomutase: MIYQRSSALFHEAQKYIPGGVNSPVRAFKSVGGVPIFMKSAKGAYMTDVDDNVYIDYINSWGPAILGHTHPEVLEAIKKQAENGFSYGTPTELETEIAKFIVENVPNIDEIRMVSSGTEACMSAIRLARGFTGRDKIIKFEGCYHGHSDSFLIKAGSGAATFGNPNSPGVTAGTAKDTLLARYNDFEQVEDLFRLNQGEIAAIIIEPVAGNMGCVLPENNFLQKLRTICDENGALLIFDEVMTGFRLAFGGAQEVFNVKADLVTYGKVIGGGLPVGAFAGRSEIMNHLAPRGAVYQAGTLSGNPLAMRAGLTTLQLIKNDENFYQNINKTTETLDFEIGKILNSKNIPHRINRKGSMMSVFFHTKSVSNFDEAADSNHALFNNFFHQLLEKGIYLPPSGYETWFISDAIKDQEIDKTLEVIRKFEYS; this comes from the coding sequence ATGATTTACCAAAGAAGTTCGGCCTTATTCCATGAAGCCCAAAAATATATTCCCGGTGGAGTAAATTCCCCGGTTCGCGCCTTTAAATCTGTTGGCGGAGTTCCAATTTTTATGAAATCTGCAAAAGGAGCATACATGACCGATGTGGACGATAATGTTTATATCGACTACATCAATTCTTGGGGACCCGCAATTTTGGGGCACACTCATCCCGAAGTTTTAGAAGCCATTAAAAAGCAGGCAGAAAATGGTTTTTCTTACGGAACTCCAACTGAATTGGAAACTGAAATCGCAAAATTCATCGTAGAAAATGTGCCAAACATCGATGAAATCAGAATGGTTTCTTCAGGAACTGAAGCATGTATGAGTGCGATTCGTTTGGCGAGAGGTTTTACCGGAAGAGACAAAATCATCAAGTTCGAAGGTTGTTATCACGGACATTCCGATTCTTTTTTAATTAAAGCGGGAAGTGGTGCTGCAACTTTCGGGAATCCAAATTCTCCCGGAGTTACCGCCGGAACTGCGAAAGATACTTTGTTGGCGAGATACAACGATTTCGAACAGGTTGAAGATTTGTTCCGTTTGAATCAAGGTGAAATTGCAGCAATCATCATCGAACCTGTTGCAGGAAATATGGGATGCGTTTTGCCGGAAAATAATTTCCTTCAAAAATTGAGAACCATTTGTGATGAAAACGGAGCATTATTGATTTTCGATGAGGTAATGACAGGTTTTCGTTTGGCTTTCGGTGGCGCACAGGAAGTTTTCAATGTGAAAGCCGATTTGGTGACTTACGGAAAAGTCATCGGAGGCGGACTTCCTGTTGGTGCTTTTGCGGGAAGAAGTGAAATCATGAATCATCTTGCTCCACGTGGCGCGGTATATCAAGCCGGAACTTTGAGCGGAAATCCTTTGGCGATGAGGGCAGGTTTAACGACTTTGCAGCTCATTAAAAATGATGAAAATTTCTACCAAAACATCAATAAAACGACAGAAACCTTAGATTTTGAAATTGGAAAAATCTTAAATTCTAAAAATATTCCACACCGAATTAACAGAAAAGGTTCGATGATGAGTGTTTTCTTCCACACGAAATCGGTTTCTAATTTTGATGAAGCGGCAGATTCCAATCATGCTCTATTCAACAATTTTTTCCACCAACTTTTAGAAAAAGGAATTTATCTTCCACCAAGTGGTTACGAAACGTGGTTTATTTCCGATGCGATTAAAGATCAGGAAATCGACAAGACTTTGGAAGTCATCAGAAAATTTGAATATTCGTAA
- a CDS encoding glucosaminidase domain-containing protein yields the protein MKKIFFAFAILILSKFQAQTWKTEDQYIQRFATYAVEEMEKYKIPASITLAQGLLETGGGQSRLAIQGNNHFGIKCKEEWTGKTMKHTDDAPNECFRVYDDPRESYEDHSKFLAYRKYYQNLFKLDMKDYKAWAHGLKKAGYATNPRYAYILIDKIERYKLYEFDNTNSKEVLYAVLKMYPDLRNDKMFMAQLDQNKASSKPVTVTVPYQQTSYAQQQKNVQKIVTKAETLNSILIKSHPNENKKFVIIPDNVDLASISKKFGISESRLMKWNELDGNQLKRNDILFLESKSSNGNIATYKSQSGESMHDIAQKFGIKLKKLYSKNRMDFGQQPKPGQLIYLQEKKPRG from the coding sequence ATGAAAAAAATATTTTTTGCATTCGCAATACTTATTTTATCAAAATTCCAAGCCCAAACTTGGAAAACTGAAGACCAATACATCCAAAGATTTGCAACCTACGCCGTCGAGGAAATGGAGAAATATAAAATTCCCGCCTCCATCACTTTAGCGCAAGGACTTTTAGAAACCGGTGGTGGACAAAGCCGACTCGCCATTCAAGGCAACAATCATTTCGGTATCAAATGTAAAGAAGAGTGGACCGGAAAAACCATGAAGCACACCGATGACGCTCCCAACGAATGTTTTCGTGTTTATGACGATCCGAGAGAGTCCTACGAAGACCATTCAAAGTTTCTGGCTTACCGAAAATATTATCAGAATCTCTTCAAACTTGACATGAAAGACTACAAAGCTTGGGCGCATGGACTGAAAAAAGCAGGATACGCTACAAATCCGCGTTACGCTTACATTCTTATCGATAAAATCGAGCGATACAAGCTTTACGAATTCGACAATACCAATTCAAAGGAAGTCCTTTACGCAGTCTTAAAAATGTATCCCGATTTGAGAAACGACAAAATGTTTATGGCGCAACTCGACCAAAACAAAGCCTCCTCAAAACCTGTCACAGTAACGGTTCCTTATCAACAGACTTCTTATGCTCAACAACAAAAAAACGTTCAGAAAATTGTTACAAAAGCAGAAACCCTCAATTCAATTTTAATTAAAAGTCATCCCAACGAAAACAAAAAGTTTGTCATTATTCCTGATAACGTTGATTTAGCTTCAATTTCTAAAAAATTCGGAATCAGTGAAAGTCGTTTGATGAAATGGAACGAACTCGATGGAAATCAATTGAAAAGAAACGATATTCTCTTTTTAGAATCGAAATCTTCGAACGGAAACATCGCTACTTACAAATCACAATCCGGAGAATCTATGCACGATATCGCGCAAAAATTCGGAATAAAGTTGAAAAAATTATATTCCAAAAACCGTATGGATTTCGGGCAACAACCAAAACCGGGACAATTAATTTATCTACAGGAAAAAAAACCAAGAGGATAA
- a CDS encoding 1-aminocyclopropane-1-carboxylate deaminase/D-cysteine desulfhydrase: MKIPDTQIPIIEIPLKGNIQLFIKREDLIHPQISGNKYWKLLYNINNYLDEDPTNPSIITFGGAFSNHISAVSALGKDLEIKTLGIIRGEELQSKWQQNPTLKFAHENGMDFRFVTREDFRDKEILTKNLEIEFPNALIIPEGGTNEFALKGIQHLLNSDTKSFDYLCTAVGTGGTVAGISKFAEENQKVLGFKVVDDHSLNDSVLKLSERNNFELIEAHDGSYGKITDENIRFINDFSEKFGIQLEPIYTGKMMKKVFELIEVSYFPENSKILAFHTGGLQGIEGANEMLRKKKRDLIINRNAL, translated from the coding sequence ATGAAAATTCCTGATACTCAGATTCCAATAATCGAAATTCCTTTAAAGGGAAACATTCAACTTTTTATCAAAAGAGAAGATCTCATTCATCCCCAAATTTCAGGAAACAAATATTGGAAGCTTTTATATAATATCAACAACTACTTAGACGAAGATCCAACAAATCCTTCTATCATTACTTTTGGTGGCGCTTTCTCAAACCACATTTCCGCAGTTTCAGCTTTAGGAAAAGATTTAGAGATAAAAACTTTAGGGATAATTCGAGGTGAGGAATTGCAAAGTAAATGGCAGCAAAATCCAACCCTAAAATTCGCTCACGAAAACGGAATGGATTTCAGATTTGTTACAAGAGAAGATTTTCGTGACAAAGAGATTTTAACTAAAAACTTAGAAATAGAATTTCCAAACGCATTAATTATTCCAGAAGGCGGAACTAATGAATTCGCTTTAAAAGGCATTCAACACCTACTGAACAGCGATACGAAAAGTTTTGATTATCTTTGCACCGCAGTTGGAACAGGCGGAACCGTTGCCGGAATATCCAAATTTGCAGAGGAAAATCAGAAGGTTTTAGGTTTCAAGGTTGTTGATGATCATTCATTGAATGATAGTGTTTTAAAACTTTCCGAAAGAAATAATTTTGAACTCATCGAAGCACACGACGGAAGTTACGGCAAAATAACTGATGAAAATATCCGTTTTATCAATGATTTCTCGGAAAAGTTTGGAATTCAGTTGGAACCCATTTACACAGGAAAAATGATGAAGAAGGTTTTTGAATTGATAGAAGTAAGTTATTTTCCTGAAAACAGCAAAATTCTCGCATTTCACACCGGCGGATTACAGGGAATTGAAGGCGCCAACGAAATGTTGAGGAAAAAGAAAAGAGATTTAATAATCAATAGGAACGCACTTTAG
- a CDS encoding T9SS type A sorting domain-containing protein, whose amino-acid sequence MKTNLLFLILAFFFGNVILKSQQSILVMNSTAKTVAQLNAADGSVINSGFINLTSLSAGTIKGIVQVQDKIWISDQTNNRIYTFALDGTYVSTIPSTVGLSNIRGLNVVNNEVWVTNAGSTNGAIANSVRRLDFAGNSLGAYNTIADPFDAIDNGAGKAYITSFGSSGIQMMNYDGTVAGNLVDAGILSGIEQINKTSAGNYVLAVFSSNATSGNTSGLYVISPTGNILNKWNNVTGLRGAIQTSNGNYLCSNSNGVQKVDAATGASTQIIAGNYQYFTLINGNLAVDNIAAKYVSVFPNPTTDYINVETESKINTVQLFSASGQLVKQFKNINESKTKLNLHDLPVNVYILKVDTQQGVKTLKVIKK is encoded by the coding sequence ATGAAAACAAATTTACTTTTTTTAATCCTTGCATTTTTCTTTGGGAATGTGATTCTCAAATCTCAACAGTCAATTTTGGTAATGAACTCTACAGCCAAAACGGTAGCACAACTTAATGCTGCAGATGGATCGGTGATTAATTCTGGGTTTATCAACTTAACATCACTTTCGGCAGGAACCATAAAGGGTATTGTGCAGGTTCAGGACAAAATTTGGATTTCGGATCAGACTAATAATCGAATTTACACTTTCGCACTCGATGGGACTTATGTGTCCACAATCCCTTCAACGGTTGGTTTAAGTAACATTCGCGGATTGAATGTGGTAAATAACGAAGTTTGGGTAACCAATGCGGGAAGTACAAATGGAGCAATTGCCAATTCTGTGAGAAGGCTTGATTTTGCAGGCAATTCACTTGGTGCCTACAACACAATTGCGGATCCTTTTGATGCGATTGATAATGGCGCTGGGAAAGCATATATTACCTCTTTCGGAAGCAGTGGAATTCAAATGATGAATTATGACGGAACAGTGGCGGGAAATTTGGTTGATGCAGGAATTTTGTCAGGAATTGAACAAATCAATAAAACTTCGGCCGGAAATTATGTACTGGCCGTATTTAGTAGCAATGCAACCTCCGGAAACACAAGCGGACTGTATGTTATTTCGCCTACAGGAAATATCTTAAACAAATGGAATAATGTTACGGGTTTACGTGGAGCGATACAGACTTCTAATGGCAACTACTTGTGCTCCAACTCAAATGGTGTGCAAAAAGTGGACGCAGCTACGGGAGCATCAACACAGATTATTGCTGGAAATTACCAATACTTTACTTTGATTAACGGTAATTTGGCAGTTGATAACATTGCCGCAAAATATGTTTCAGTATTTCCAAATCCTACAACAGATTATATTAATGTAGAGACAGAAAGCAAAATAAATACGGTGCAATTATTCTCTGCTTCTGGTCAGCTGGTAAAACAGTTTAAAAATATTAATGAATCTAAAACAAAGCTGAACTTACACGATTTGCCGGTGAATGTTTACATTTTGAAAGTGGATACTCAACAAGGAGTCAAAACGCTGAAAGTTATTAAGAAGTAG
- a CDS encoding DUF5522 domain-containing protein: MSANIIKEHEDFYYNEQGYKVFTEKFHLKRGYCCKSGCKHCPYGYDKKTDTFLKINKTNLKK, translated from the coding sequence ATGAGCGCAAATATCATCAAAGAGCATGAAGACTTTTATTATAACGAACAGGGTTATAAAGTTTTTACGGAGAAATTCCACTTAAAGCGTGGTTATTGCTGTAAGAGCGGCTGCAAACACTGTCCTTATGGTTATGATAAAAAGACAGACACTTTCCTTAAGATTAATAAAACAAACTTAAAAAAATGA
- a CDS encoding DUF4136 domain-containing protein, with protein MKKYFLLLFTSATLGLTTSCSPFQVRSDYAETANFNTYKTYKLRIDDLKLNDIDKDRVLNEVSKQLQSKGLSVSDNPDLIVNVKANHKKIQDVQSTRPYGMYGWGGPFGWGVGMNRTWTSNYNEGALVLDLIDARTQKLVWQGIGSGISVDSPKAKQKQIPEIVAEIMANYPPQKGK; from the coding sequence ATGAAAAAATATTTTCTTTTGCTTTTCACATCTGCAACTTTGGGACTTACAACTTCTTGCAGTCCGTTTCAGGTGAGATCCGACTATGCGGAAACCGCAAACTTCAACACGTACAAAACTTATAAGTTAAGAATTGACGATTTAAAACTGAACGATATCGATAAAGACCGTGTACTGAACGAGGTTTCAAAACAATTGCAGTCAAAAGGTTTAAGCGTCTCCGACAATCCTGATTTAATTGTGAATGTGAAAGCCAACCACAAAAAAATTCAAGACGTTCAATCGACAAGACCTTACGGAATGTACGGATGGGGCGGTCCTTTCGGTTGGGGAGTTGGGATGAACAGAACCTGGACTTCAAATTATAACGAAGGAGCATTGGTTTTGGATTTAATCGATGCGAGAACCCAAAAATTAGTTTGGCAAGGAATCGGAAGTGGAATTTCAGTAGATTCCCCGAAAGCTAAACAAAAACAAATTCCTGAAATTGTTGCCGAGATTATGGCCAATTACCCACCGCAGAAAGGGAAGTAA
- the pafA gene encoding alkaline phosphatase PafA gives MFKKASLIALAVFSIGINAQKAKINQPNRPKLVVGLVVDQMRWDYLYRYYSKYGNDGFKRLLNKGFSLNNVHINYVPTVTALGHTSIYTGSVPAIHGIAGNDWYDKGTGKNVYCTTDETVKPVGTQNVKVGSHSPKNLWSTTITDELRLATNFQGKVVGVSLKDRASILPAGHNPTGAYWFDDSSGNFVTSSYYMNDLPQWMKNFNAQNLPEKLVANGWNTLLPLNQYTESSPDNSPWEGLLGSAKTPTFPYNNLAADYQAKKDNIRYTPFGNTLTLKVAEAAIEGESLGKDNITDFLAINIASTDYAGHKFGPNSIEVQDIYLRLDQDLAEFFKYLDKNIGKNEYTVFLSADHGGAHAVGFMQEHKMATGFFGEGAEKSLNEKYKLKYGVENLLTSIDNYQIYLDQSLVEKNKLDMTNVVDYLVDELNKDQSVLFAVNLKKLGQAPIPEPIKTRIINGYNWQRSGDIQLISHDSMLPPYAKKGTTHSVWNSYDSRVPLIFMGWGIKNGESNKEYNMTDISPTIASLLRIQFPSGNIGNPIVEVIGK, from the coding sequence ATGTTCAAAAAAGCGAGCCTTATTGCATTGGCTGTATTCTCCATAGGAATCAATGCGCAAAAAGCAAAAATTAACCAACCGAATCGTCCAAAATTAGTTGTAGGTCTAGTTGTCGATCAAATGAGATGGGATTATCTATATCGTTATTACAGCAAATATGGCAATGATGGCTTCAAAAGACTTTTGAACAAGGGTTTTTCCTTGAATAATGTTCATATCAATTATGTTCCTACAGTGACAGCTTTAGGACATACATCGATTTATACAGGTTCTGTTCCTGCAATTCATGGGATCGCTGGAAACGATTGGTATGACAAGGGCACAGGGAAAAATGTGTATTGTACAACCGATGAAACTGTAAAACCGGTTGGAACCCAGAATGTAAAAGTAGGAAGTCATTCACCAAAAAATTTGTGGTCCACAACAATTACAGATGAATTAAGATTGGCTACCAATTTTCAGGGAAAAGTTGTGGGTGTTTCTTTGAAAGACAGAGCCTCAATTCTTCCAGCAGGACATAATCCGACTGGAGCATATTGGTTTGATGACTCTTCAGGAAATTTTGTAACGAGTTCGTATTATATGAATGATCTTCCGCAATGGATGAAAAATTTCAACGCCCAAAATCTGCCTGAAAAATTAGTCGCAAATGGTTGGAATACTTTGCTTCCACTCAACCAATATACCGAAAGTTCACCAGATAATTCTCCGTGGGAAGGACTTTTAGGAAGTGCAAAAACACCAACTTTTCCATACAATAATTTAGCGGCTGATTATCAGGCCAAAAAAGATAACATCCGCTACACACCTTTTGGAAATACCTTGACTTTGAAAGTTGCTGAAGCTGCAATTGAAGGAGAAAGTTTGGGAAAAGACAATATTACCGATTTTCTTGCCATCAATATTGCTTCAACTGATTATGCAGGACACAAATTCGGACCCAATTCTATCGAGGTTCAAGATATTTATTTGAGATTAGACCAAGATTTGGCAGAATTTTTTAAATATTTAGATAAAAATATTGGCAAAAATGAATATACGGTTTTCCTTTCTGCGGATCACGGTGGAGCTCACGCCGTAGGTTTTATGCAGGAACACAAAATGGCGACAGGATTTTTTGGAGAAGGCGCAGAAAAAAGTTTGAACGAAAAATACAAACTCAAATATGGAGTTGAAAATCTGTTGACCTCAATTGATAATTATCAAATTTATTTGGATCAAAGCTTGGTTGAAAAAAACAAGCTAGACATGACCAATGTTGTTGATTATTTGGTCGATGAACTCAATAAAGACCAATCAGTTTTATTTGCAGTAAATCTTAAAAAATTAGGACAAGCTCCCATTCCTGAACCGATTAAAACTAGAATTATCAACGGTTACAATTGGCAGAGGAGCGGCGATATTCAATTAATTTCACATGATTCCATGCTTCCTCCTTATGCAAAGAAGGGAACGACTCACAGCGTTTGGAATTCGTATGATTCGCGTGTTCCATTGATTTTTATGGGATGGGGAATTAAAAATGGTGAAAGTAACAAAGAATACAATATGACCGATATTTCACCAACAATTGCATCACTTTTAAGAATTCAGTTTCCAAGCGGAAACATCGGGAATCCTATAGTAGAAGTGATCGGTAAATAA
- a CDS encoding TlpA family protein disulfide reductase: protein MKRSVFIALLFISQLLFSQKIGFQVKINLKDVNEEKLYLSYYNGSLGKTTAVDSALVSGKNEVAFIQQKKIIGAVYRLSFKKNDKLNFANIDLVNGSNLVFNLDNSVLRSMTTSDPLNKALLLSQNVINREQRETNLKAIVQNFPLSAAALYAKLELKELTIPTEELQLKNFRNQYFKGIDLNDKRIKLLPNIYSSLFNYVKVLPITNENYKSNVDILLKGQTCKSPNYLYYLKWVFLNLDYLNKYNLNETYNYVFNKYLNSVDCMKADEKLYQTTLVKLKQNEKLPLGSVISDIAMTDFSGIDTNLKSIYPNHDYTLIIFYDPDCVHCQEKMPEIQKFLKENQFTKDVKILAFLNTTTDLQWKKFVEDHKMQDWQNVKSKNNNAKYQEELGVFSNPSYLLLNRKGEVVLKSYNTEEFKKLFQ, encoded by the coding sequence ATGAAAAGATCTGTTTTTATTGCATTACTGTTTATAAGTCAATTGTTGTTTTCACAAAAAATTGGTTTTCAGGTTAAAATAAATCTGAAAGATGTAAATGAAGAAAAATTATACTTAAGTTACTATAACGGTTCATTGGGTAAAACTACAGCGGTCGACTCTGCTTTAGTCTCAGGAAAAAACGAGGTTGCATTTATTCAGCAGAAGAAAATTATTGGTGCGGTTTATCGGTTGAGTTTCAAAAAAAATGACAAACTTAATTTTGCAAATATTGATTTGGTAAACGGTTCAAACCTTGTCTTCAATCTTGATAATAGTGTTCTACGATCAATGACAACTTCAGACCCTTTGAATAAGGCATTATTGCTTTCCCAAAATGTCATTAACAGGGAACAAAGAGAAACAAACTTGAAGGCAATCGTCCAAAATTTTCCACTTTCAGCCGCAGCTTTATACGCAAAATTAGAACTGAAAGAATTGACCATCCCAACAGAAGAGTTACAACTAAAAAATTTCAGAAATCAATATTTTAAGGGGATAGATCTTAATGATAAACGTATTAAGTTACTTCCAAATATTTATTCATCGCTTTTCAATTATGTTAAAGTATTACCTATAACTAATGAAAACTATAAGTCAAACGTAGATATTTTACTGAAAGGTCAAACTTGTAAAAGCCCGAATTATTTGTACTACCTAAAATGGGTTTTCTTGAATTTGGATTATTTAAATAAATACAATCTGAATGAGACTTACAATTATGTTTTCAACAAATATCTTAATTCAGTTGATTGTATGAAAGCAGATGAAAAACTTTATCAAACGACCTTGGTTAAACTTAAACAGAATGAAAAATTACCATTGGGTTCTGTAATTTCGGATATTGCAATGACCGATTTTAGCGGGATAGATACGAACTTGAAATCAATCTATCCAAACCATGATTACACTTTGATTATTTTTTATGATCCTGATTGTGTACATTGCCAAGAGAAAATGCCTGAAATTCAGAAATTCCTAAAAGAAAATCAGTTTACAAAAGATGTTAAGATTTTAGCATTTCTAAACACAACAACTGATCTACAATGGAAAAAATTTGTCGAAGATCATAAGATGCAAGATTGGCAGAATGTTAAAAGCAAGAACAACAATGCAAAGTATCAAGAGGAATTAGGGGTTTTTTCTAACCCAAGTTATCTACTTTTGAACCGTAAAGGTGAGGTGGTCTTGAAGAGCTATAACACCGAAGAATTTAAGAAACTATTTCAATAA
- a CDS encoding malate dehydrogenase — MKVTVVGAGAVGASCAEYIAMKNFASEVVLVDIKEGFAEGKAMDLMQCASLNGFDTKITGTTGDYSKTAGSKVAVITSGIPRKPGMTREELIGINAGIVKEVTANLVKHSPDVIIVVVSNPMDTMAYLVHKTSGLPKNKIIGMGGALDSARFKYRLAEALECPISDVDGMVIAAHSDTGMLPLMSKATRNGVPVSEFLSEEKQSYVIEETKVGGATLTKLLGTSAWYAPGAAVSVMVQAIACDQKKMIPCSLMLDGEYGQSDICLGVPAIIGKNGVEKIVEISLTEAEKAKFAEAANAVREVNGDLGF; from the coding sequence ATGAAAGTTACCGTAGTTGGAGCAGGAGCAGTGGGCGCGAGTTGCGCTGAATACATCGCGATGAAAAATTTCGCTTCAGAAGTTGTTTTGGTTGATATCAAAGAAGGATTTGCCGAAGGTAAAGCAATGGATTTGATGCAGTGCGCTTCTTTGAATGGTTTTGATACCAAAATCACAGGAACAACAGGCGATTACAGCAAAACTGCAGGTTCAAAAGTCGCCGTAATTACTTCGGGAATTCCAAGAAAACCGGGAATGACAAGAGAAGAATTAATCGGAATCAACGCCGGAATTGTGAAAGAAGTAACGGCGAATTTGGTGAAACATTCTCCAGACGTCATCATCGTCGTAGTTTCTAATCCAATGGATACCATGGCTTATTTAGTTCACAAAACTTCGGGTCTTCCAAAAAATAAAATCATCGGAATGGGTGGTGCTTTAGATTCTGCACGTTTCAAATACAGATTGGCAGAAGCTTTAGAATGTCCAATTTCTGATGTGGACGGAATGGTAATTGCCGCTCACAGCGACACAGGAATGTTGCCATTGATGTCTAAAGCAACTAGAAACGGTGTTCCAGTTTCAGAATTTTTGAGCGAAGAAAAACAAAGCTACGTTATCGAAGAAACTAAAGTTGGTGGTGCGACTTTAACAAAATTATTAGGGACATCAGCTTGGTATGCTCCAGGTGCGGCTGTTTCTGTAATGGTTCAAGCAATTGCTTGCGATCAAAAGAAAATGATTCCTTGTTCATTGATGTTAGATGGTGAATACGGACAAAGCGATATTTGTCTTGGTGTTCCTGCAATCATCGGTAAAAACGGAGTTGAAAAAATTGTTGAAATATCTTTAACAGAAGCTGAAAAAGCAAAATTTGCAGAAGCTGCAAACGCTGTTAGAGAAGTTAACGGAGATTTAGGATTTTAA
- a CDS encoding biliverdin-producing heme oxygenase, whose protein sequence is MISQTLKEKTKSLHDKLEQQFQSSKIFDKTYTLDNYRKLIHFNYLFLLNFESDVFKTLSKETAQNLHLEKRRKLPLIEKDLSSLHIEKSKPENLPEIVNEAEAFGFLYVMEGSTLGGNVIAKQLAKSPEFQNISFHYFNCYGEDTGVLWKNFKESLDENVSEHQYDDVLRGAMRAFEFLLGLF, encoded by the coding sequence ATGATTTCACAAACCTTAAAAGAAAAAACAAAATCCCTTCACGATAAGTTGGAACAGCAATTCCAATCCTCAAAAATCTTCGATAAAACGTATACTTTAGATAATTACCGAAAATTAATTCATTTCAATTACCTTTTCCTTTTGAATTTTGAAAGTGATGTTTTCAAAACACTTTCAAAAGAAACGGCGCAGAATTTACATTTAGAAAAAAGGAGAAAACTTCCTTTAATTGAAAAAGATTTGTCTTCTTTACATATAGAAAAATCCAAACCTGAAAATCTGCCAGAAATAGTAAATGAAGCCGAAGCATTCGGTTTTCTTTATGTGATGGAAGGTTCCACTTTGGGCGGAAATGTCATTGCAAAACAACTCGCAAAAAGTCCTGAATTTCAAAATATTTCTTTCCATTATTTTAATTGTTATGGTGAGGATACCGGAGTTTTATGGAAAAATTTCAAAGAGTCGCTTGATGAAAATGTTTCTGAACATCAATACGATGATGTTTTAAGGGGAGCCATGAGAGCTTTTGAATTTTTACTCGGATTATTTTGA